The proteins below are encoded in one region of Engraulis encrasicolus isolate BLACKSEA-1 chromosome 1, IST_EnEncr_1.0, whole genome shotgun sequence:
- the LOC134453790 gene encoding NACHT, LRR and PYD domains-containing protein 12-like: protein MAGCNIQNLTFNYDVTPKPQQGAGDNMKEISQKFKGTLKSDEYLMEGIEDTKIKKKLSEIYIALYITEAVNDEVKDQHEVRQMEVQWKVENSYESIDLKDIFRPSESSEEPRTVLTKGIAGIGKSVAVQKFRLDWKDGRANQEVDFIFVLPFRQLNLFTNEISLYELLCTFHRQLKNIKDPEAVFSEDTKVIFILDGLDESKFPLPFDTLPIYDMEVKATVVMLIVNLLTGSLLPSALIWVTTRPAAAHQIPPRYIDRWTELQGFKDEQKKEYFSSKIIDETVRSYLLNHIMNSRPLYVMCRIPVFCWILAKVISKKGARDKDDLPKTLTEIYAYFLLIQCAMKDEKNKAYADTPKSCTDVMEANRPMILKLSKLAYMQLMKDNILFQENDLRECSIDVQDDLEKSGICKEMFGSETLILKKTVYCFVHFSMQEFMAALFVFYSYSTGKFEEIKELIMEGQTLEHLLQRAVRKALQSQNGHLDLFLRFLLGLSLECNQKLFAGLLPDIKECSEGIKRTVQYIKDCIGRRGQSTEQCMNLMHCLLELKDSSLQEEIERYKKSGKVLSPGTCSAIAYMMLAFEEIPDEFDMMSYNTTDKGRVRLVPAVRGCKRGRLVNCGLDKISCQTLRCALESEGSSLRELDLSGNDLGDDGVQELSEGLKHRNCKLATLRLASCNLTGCSCTHLSLVLHSLESHLTELDLTNNILAAQGMQQLVSSRLTMLILSGCGLNDESCRALAVALQSGTSHLTRLDLTNNDLGDDGVGQLAIALTHPLSQLEVLRLSGCLVSETACKVLVSFLTSRPTRLKEVDLSYNHTGDSGVGMCAILKEKGCHINLDHDGAQWMKPGLKKYACALSLDVNTAHPEMEVSEDLQSVKKVNAEQYMP, encoded by the exons ATGGCAGGCTGCAACATCCAAAACCTCACCTTTAACTATGATGTTACGCCCAAACCACAGCAAGGAGCAG GTGACAACATGAAGGAGATCAGTCAAAAATTCAAGGGCACACTGAAAAGTGATGAATACCTGATGGAAGGCATAGAAGACACCAAGATTAAGAAGAAACTCAGCGAGATCTACATAGCGCTCTACATCACAGAGGCTGTGAACGACGAGGTGAAAGATCAACACGAGGTCCGACAAATGGAAGTTCAGTGGAAAGTGGAAAATAGTTACGAATCCATAGatttgaaggacattttcaggCCTTCAGAATCCTCAGAGGAGCCCAGAACTGTGCTGACCAAAG GAATAGCTGGCATTGGGAAAAGCGTAGCCGTCCAGAAGTTTCGCCTGGACTGGAAGGACGGAAGAGCAAACCAAGAGGTTGATTTCATCTTTGTACTACCTTTCCGTCAACTGAACTTGTTCACAAATGAAATCAGTCTCTACGAACTTCTCTGTACATTTCACCGTCAACTGAAAAATATCAAAGATCCGGAAGCTGTATTCAGTGAGGACACCAAGGTGATCTTCATTCTTGATGGTCTAGATGAGAGCAAATTTCCCCTGCCGTTCGACACACTGCCCATCTACGACATGGAAGTGAAAGCAACGGTCGTCATGTTGATTGTCAATCTGCTGACAGGAAGTCTGCTTCCTTCTGCCCTCATTTGGGTGACCACCCGCCCTGCGGCTGCCCACCAAATCCCACCACGTTACATTGATCGATGGACGGAGCTCCAGGGGTTCAAAGACGAGCAGAAGAAGGAATACTTCAGCAGCAAGATAATCGACGAAACGGTACGCTCCTACCTTCTTAATCACATCATGAACTCCAGGCCTCTCTATGTCATGTGCCGCATACCTGTGTTCTGCTGGATCTTGGCCAAGGTCATCTCGAAGAAGGGAGCCAGAGACAAAGATGACCTTCCCAAAACGCTGACGGAAATTTACGCTTACTTCCTCTTAATTCAGTGCGCGATGAAGGATGAGAAAAACAAGGCTTACGCTGACACACCCAAGTCCTGTACGGATGTCATGGAGGCCAATAGGCCAATGATTTTGAAGCTGTCAAAGTTGGCCTACATGCAGCTGATGAAGGACAACATACTCTTCCAGGAAAACGACCTGAGGGAGTGCAGCATCGACGTCCAAGATGACCTGGAGAAATCGGGCATATGCAAAGAAATGTTCGGCTCAGAAACTCTGATCCTCAAGAAGACAGTCTACTGCTTTGTCCATTTCAGCATGCAAGAATTCATGGCGGCTCTTTTTGTCTTCTACTCATACTCCACAGGGAAATTTGAGGAGATAAAAGAACTGATCATGGAAGGGCAAACGCTTGAGCATTTGCTCCAGCGTGCTGTGAGGAAGGCCCTCCAAAGTCAAAATGGACACCTTGATCTCTTCCTTCGCTTCCTGCTGGGCTTGTCCCTGGAGTGCAACCAGAAGCTGTTTGCAGGCCTGTTGCCGGACATCAAGGAGTGTTCCGAAGGTATCAAGAGAACGGTCCAGTACATCAAGGACTGCATCGGCAGGCGTGGCCAGTCCACGGAACAATGTATGAATCTCATGCACTGTCTCCTGGAGCTGAAGGACTCCTCCCTTCAAGAAGAGATTGAGCGATACAAGAAGTCGGGGAAAGTGTTGTCTCCAG GTACGTGTTCGGCCATAGCCTATATGATGCTGGCTTTTGAGGAGATTCCAGATGAGTTTGACATGATGAGCTACAACACCACAGACAAGGGCAGAGTGAGGCTGGTGCCTGCTGTGAGGGGCTGCAAAAGGGGCCG ACTGGTCAACTGTGGCCTTGACAAGATCTCCTGCCAAACTTTACGTTGTGCTCTGGAGTCAGAGGGTTCATCATTGAGGGAGCTGGACCTGAGTGGCAATGACCTGGGGGATGATGGggttcaggagctttcagaaggGCTGAAGCATAGAAACTGCAAACTGGCGACGCTGAG ACTGGCGAGCTGTAATCTCACAGGGTGTTCCTGTACTCACCTGTCTTTGGTTCTTCACTCCTTGGAGTCTCACCTGACTGAACTGGACTTGACCAACAACATCTTAGCAGCGCAGGGAATGCAGCAGCTGGTCAGCTCTCGGCTAACTATGTTAAT TCTTTCTGGCTGTGGACTCAATGACGAGTCTTGCAGAGCTTTGGCAGTTGCTCTGCAGTCAG GTACGTCACACCTGACACGCCTGGACTTGACCAATAATGACCTTGGAGATGATGGAGTTGGCCAGCTTGCCATAGCGCTAACCCATCCCCTCTCTCAACTTGAAGTACTCCG GCTGTCTGGTTGTCTGGTGTCGGAAACGGCTTGCAAGGTATTGGTGTCGTTTTTGACGTCAAGGCCCACACGTTTGAAAGAAGTTGATCTAAGCTATAACCACACAGGTGACTCTGGTGTTGGAATGTGCGCCATACTAAAAGAAAAAGGCTGCCACATCAA CTTAGATCATGATGGAGCACAGTGGATGAAACCAGGATTAAAGAAAT ATGCCTGCGCTCTCAGCCTAGATGTCAACACAGCCCACCCAGAGATGGAAGTGTCAGAGGACCTTCAGAGTGTGAAGAAGGTTAATGCAGAGCAATACATGCcttga
- the LOC134453963 gene encoding cytolytic toxin-beta-like: MEDMDYPDRPQRFDVCPQLLCTRGLTERHYWEAEWSGAEVVIGAAFGSIERKDYGASCKIGLNAESYGLWCEGGRLIVRHKLNKTEVRIGASDCRRVGVYLDWPAGTLSFYSVSASDSAPVHLHTFLSRVGDPPKPGFPEALYPGFWLKEDATVSLIKVM; this comes from the exons ATGGAGGATATGGATTACCCCGACCGTCCCCAGAGGTTTGATGTCTGCCCCCAGCTCCTCTGCACCCGGGGCCTCACTGAACGCCACTACTGGGaggcggagtggagcggagcagagGTGGTCATCGGAGCAGCCTTCGGGAGCATTGAGAGAAAGGACTACGGGGCCAGCTGCAAGATCGGCCTCAACGCCGAGTCGTACGGCCTGTGGTGCGAGGGCGGCCGACTGATTGTCAGGCACAAACTGAACAAGACGGAAGTGCGGATAG gTGCATCAGATTGCCGTCGTGTCGGAGTGTACTTGGACTGGCCGGCTGGCACTCTGTCCTTCTACAGCGTGTCGGCATCTGACTCGGCGCCCGTCCACCTGCACACTTTTCTGTCCCGAGTTGGGGACCCGCCAAAGCCGGGCTTTCCTGAGGCCCTGTACCCGGGCTTCTGGCTCAAAGAGGACGCAACCGTCTCCCTGATCAAAGTCATGTGA